One genomic region from Quercus robur chromosome 4, dhQueRobu3.1, whole genome shotgun sequence encodes:
- the LOC126721022 gene encoding DEAD-box ATP-dependent RNA helicase 53, mitochondrial-like isoform X2 produces the protein MMTSIASRRCCSVISKRTIAAFASSSFTTNNNNNNNLSFALQTQYFHHSSTPSSHPVKNGDTAYPFLFPKNRAFHFKSGPLNFKASSPSLAEYAAIADYESEASSSSSSPKADEGLEVAKLGIAQEIISALAKRGITKLFPIQRAVLEPAMQGRDMIGRARTGTGKTLAFGIPILDKILKFNAKHGRGKYPLALVMAPTRELARQVEKEFAESAPGLDTICVYGGTPISSQMRQLDYGVDVAVGTPGRIIDLLNRGSLNLSEVQFVVLDEADQMLQVGFQEDVEKILERLPQQRQTLMFSATMPTWIKQLTQNYLKKPLTIDLVGDSDQKLADGISLYSIASDSYGKASIIGPLITEHAKGGKCIVFTQTKRDADRLAYAMAKSLRCEALHGDISQAQRERTLAGFREGHFNVLVATDVASRGLDIPNVDLVIHYELPNNSEIFVHRSGRTGRAGKKGSAILIYTSDQTRAVKVIERDVGCRFTELPKIAATGGSMDMLGYMGGGGGGGRFGTRDRRSGDSGFGRSGDYGRPGFGRSGGYGDSSSGRFGGSGSRQSGGGFGGHSTNRPGNRSGGFGDFSGSGRSSGFGDSQSSRNSGGFGGGFTSRFGSFGDDKS, from the exons ATGATGACAAGTATTGCATCAAGGAGGTGTTGTTCAGTCATCTCTAAACGCACCATCGCCGCCTtcgcttcttcttccttcacaactaacaacaacaacaacaacaacctttCCTTTGCCCTTCAAACCCAATACTTTCACCATTCATCAACCCCATCTTCCCACCCTGTCAAGAATGGAGACACTGCATACCCATTTCTATTTCCTAAAAACAGAGCCTTTCATTTCAAATCAGGGCCGTTGAATTTCAAGGCCTCCTCGCCTTCTCTAGCCGAGTACGCTGCCATAGCCGATTACGAATCCGAAGCCTCATCTTCGTCTTCGTCGCCGAAAGCCGATGAAGGTTTGGAGGTCGCTAAGCTTGGAATCGCTCAGGAGATTATCTCTGCTTTGGCCAAGAGGGGTATCACCAAGCTCTTCCCTATTCAG AGGGCGGTGCTGGAACCAGCAATGCAAGGGCGTGACATGATTGGTCGTGCTAGAACAGGAACTGGCAAAACTCTTGCTTTTGGAATTCCCATTTTGGATAAAATCCTTAAGTTCAATGCCAAACATGG GCGTGGAAAGTATCCTCTGGCCTTGGTTATGGCTCCAACTAGGGAACTTGCTCGCCAGGTCGAGAAGGAATTCGCCGAGTCTGCACCAGGCTTGGATACCATTTGTGTTTATGGTGGTACGCCCATCTCAAGCCAAATGAGACAGCTTGATTATGGTGTCGATGTAGCTGTTGGCACACCCGGTCGCATTATAGACCTTCTTAACAGAGGTTCTCTCAACTTATCAGAAGTTCAGTTTGTTGTTCTCGATGAAGCTGATCAGATGCTTCAAGTAGGCTTTCAGGAAGACGTTGAGAAAATCTTGGAGAGGTTGCCACAGCAACGTCAGACTCTGATGTTCTCTGCAACTATGCCAACTTGGATTAAACAGCTCACCCAAAATTATCTTAAAAAGCCACTAACCATTGATCTG GTTGGAGATTCCGATCAAAAGTTGGCTGATGGAATTTCTTTGTACTCAATTGCTTCGGATAGCTATGGAAAAGCTTCAATTATTGGCCCTCTGATAACA GAGCATGCAAAAGGAGGAAAGTGTATTGTTTTCACTCAAACAAAGCGTGATGCTGATCGATTGGCATATGCCATGGCAAAAAGCCTCAGATGTGAGGCTTTGCATGGTGATATCTCACAGGCTCAGAGGGAAAGAACACTTGCAGGTTTCCGAGAGGGGCATTTCAATGTTTTGGTTGCTACTGATGTTGCTTCTCGTGGGCTTGATATTCCTAATGTTGATCTG GTAATACATTATGAGCTTCCCAACAATTCCGAGATATTTGTTCATCGGTCAGGGCGTACAGGTCGTGCTGGGAAGAAAGGAAGTGCTATCCTGATTTATACATCAGATCAGACAAGGGCTGTCAAAGTTATAGAGCGAGATGTAGGATGCAGATTTACAGAG CTACCTAAAATTGCTGCTACGGGTGGAAGCATGGACATGTTAGGTTACAtggggggtggtggtggtggtggtcgaTTTGGCACGAGAGATCGTCGGTCTGGTGATTCTGGTTTTGGCCGGTCAGGAGACTATGGGCGTCCTGGATTTGGTCGTAGTGGTGGTTATGGTGATTCTAGCTCTGGACGCTTTGGTGGCTCTGGCTCACGACAATCTGGCGGTGGTTTTGGTGGCCATAGCACAAACCGGCCTGGGAACCGTTCTGGTGGTTTTGGGGACTTTAGTGGTTCAG GTCGTTCTAGTGGATTCGGTGACAGTCAATCAAGTCGAAACAGCGGTGGCTTTGGTGGTGGCTTTACTAGTCGTTTTGGCAGCTTTGGGGATGACAAAAG Ttaa
- the LOC126721022 gene encoding DEAD-box ATP-dependent RNA helicase 53, mitochondrial-like isoform X1, whose translation MMTSIASRRCCSVISKRTIAAFASSSFTTNNNNNNNLSFALQTQYFHHSSTPSSHPVKNGDTAYPFLFPKNRAFHFKSGPLNFKASSPSLAEYAAIADYESEASSSSSSPKADEGLEVAKLGIAQEIISALAKRGITKLFPIQRAVLEPAMQGRDMIGRARTGTGKTLAFGIPILDKILKFNAKHGRGKYPLALVMAPTRELARQVEKEFAESAPGLDTICVYGGTPISSQMRQLDYGVDVAVGTPGRIIDLLNRGSLNLSEVQFVVLDEADQMLQVGFQEDVEKILERLPQQRQTLMFSATMPTWIKQLTQNYLKKPLTIDLVGDSDQKLADGISLYSIASDSYGKASIIGPLITEHAKGGKCIVFTQTKRDADRLAYAMAKSLRCEALHGDISQAQRERTLAGFREGHFNVLVATDVASRGLDIPNVDLVIHYELPNNSEIFVHRSGRTGRAGKKGSAILIYTSDQTRAVKVIERDVGCRFTELPKIAATGGSMDMLGYMGGGGGGGRFGTRDRRSGDSGFGRSGDYGRPGFGRSGGYGDSSSGRFGGSGSRQSGGGFGGHSTNRPGNRSGGFGDFSGSGRSGGFGDFGGSGRSSGFGDSQSSRNSGGFGGGFTSRFGSFGDDKS comes from the exons ATGATGACAAGTATTGCATCAAGGAGGTGTTGTTCAGTCATCTCTAAACGCACCATCGCCGCCTtcgcttcttcttccttcacaactaacaacaacaacaacaacaacctttCCTTTGCCCTTCAAACCCAATACTTTCACCATTCATCAACCCCATCTTCCCACCCTGTCAAGAATGGAGACACTGCATACCCATTTCTATTTCCTAAAAACAGAGCCTTTCATTTCAAATCAGGGCCGTTGAATTTCAAGGCCTCCTCGCCTTCTCTAGCCGAGTACGCTGCCATAGCCGATTACGAATCCGAAGCCTCATCTTCGTCTTCGTCGCCGAAAGCCGATGAAGGTTTGGAGGTCGCTAAGCTTGGAATCGCTCAGGAGATTATCTCTGCTTTGGCCAAGAGGGGTATCACCAAGCTCTTCCCTATTCAG AGGGCGGTGCTGGAACCAGCAATGCAAGGGCGTGACATGATTGGTCGTGCTAGAACAGGAACTGGCAAAACTCTTGCTTTTGGAATTCCCATTTTGGATAAAATCCTTAAGTTCAATGCCAAACATGG GCGTGGAAAGTATCCTCTGGCCTTGGTTATGGCTCCAACTAGGGAACTTGCTCGCCAGGTCGAGAAGGAATTCGCCGAGTCTGCACCAGGCTTGGATACCATTTGTGTTTATGGTGGTACGCCCATCTCAAGCCAAATGAGACAGCTTGATTATGGTGTCGATGTAGCTGTTGGCACACCCGGTCGCATTATAGACCTTCTTAACAGAGGTTCTCTCAACTTATCAGAAGTTCAGTTTGTTGTTCTCGATGAAGCTGATCAGATGCTTCAAGTAGGCTTTCAGGAAGACGTTGAGAAAATCTTGGAGAGGTTGCCACAGCAACGTCAGACTCTGATGTTCTCTGCAACTATGCCAACTTGGATTAAACAGCTCACCCAAAATTATCTTAAAAAGCCACTAACCATTGATCTG GTTGGAGATTCCGATCAAAAGTTGGCTGATGGAATTTCTTTGTACTCAATTGCTTCGGATAGCTATGGAAAAGCTTCAATTATTGGCCCTCTGATAACA GAGCATGCAAAAGGAGGAAAGTGTATTGTTTTCACTCAAACAAAGCGTGATGCTGATCGATTGGCATATGCCATGGCAAAAAGCCTCAGATGTGAGGCTTTGCATGGTGATATCTCACAGGCTCAGAGGGAAAGAACACTTGCAGGTTTCCGAGAGGGGCATTTCAATGTTTTGGTTGCTACTGATGTTGCTTCTCGTGGGCTTGATATTCCTAATGTTGATCTG GTAATACATTATGAGCTTCCCAACAATTCCGAGATATTTGTTCATCGGTCAGGGCGTACAGGTCGTGCTGGGAAGAAAGGAAGTGCTATCCTGATTTATACATCAGATCAGACAAGGGCTGTCAAAGTTATAGAGCGAGATGTAGGATGCAGATTTACAGAG CTACCTAAAATTGCTGCTACGGGTGGAAGCATGGACATGTTAGGTTACAtggggggtggtggtggtggtggtcgaTTTGGCACGAGAGATCGTCGGTCTGGTGATTCTGGTTTTGGCCGGTCAGGAGACTATGGGCGTCCTGGATTTGGTCGTAGTGGTGGTTATGGTGATTCTAGCTCTGGACGCTTTGGTGGCTCTGGCTCACGACAATCTGGCGGTGGTTTTGGTGGCCATAGCACAAACCGGCCTGGGAACCGTTCTGGTGGTTTTGGGGACTTTAGTGGTTCAGGTCGTTCTGGTGGTTTTGGAGACTTTGGTGGTTCAGGTCGTTCTAGTGGATTCGGTGACAGTCAATCAAGTCGAAACAGCGGTGGCTTTGGTGGTGGCTTTACTAGTCGTTTTGGCAGCTTTGGGGATGACAAAAG Ttaa